In Pseudomonas sp. GCEP-101, one DNA window encodes the following:
- the glsB gene encoding glutaminase B encodes MQTLLNEILEEVRPLIGKGKVADYIPALADVPAQQLGIAVYGNDGSYYCAGDALVPFSVQSISKVFSLVQAIGHSGEAIWERLGHEPSGQPFNSLVQLEFERGRPRNPFINAGALVICDINQSRFAAPILSMRDFVRRLSGNPHVTMDARVADSEYQFRARNAAMAYLMQSFGNFHNEVETVLRSYFSYCALQMTCLDLARAFCFLANDGFCKHSGEQILTRRQTQQVNSIMATSGLYDEAGNFAYRVGLPGKSGVGGGIVAVVPGQFSVCVWSPELNAAGNSLAGMAALELLSSRIGWSVF; translated from the coding sequence ATGCAAACGCTGTTGAACGAGATTCTCGAAGAAGTACGCCCCTTGATCGGCAAGGGCAAAGTGGCCGACTACATCCCCGCGCTGGCGGACGTGCCGGCCCAGCAGTTGGGCATTGCCGTCTATGGCAACGACGGCAGTTATTACTGCGCCGGCGACGCGCTGGTGCCGTTCTCGGTGCAGAGTATTTCCAAGGTGTTCAGCCTGGTTCAGGCGATCGGCCATTCCGGGGAAGCGATCTGGGAGCGTCTGGGCCATGAGCCCTCGGGCCAGCCGTTCAACTCCCTGGTGCAGCTGGAGTTCGAACGCGGGCGTCCGCGCAATCCGTTCATCAATGCCGGTGCGCTGGTGATCTGCGATATCAACCAGTCGCGCTTTGCCGCCCCCATCCTGTCGATGCGCGATTTCGTCCGCCGCCTGTCGGGCAATCCCCACGTGACGATGGATGCCCGTGTCGCCGATTCGGAGTACCAGTTCCGCGCGCGCAACGCCGCCATGGCGTACCTGATGCAGTCCTTCGGTAACTTCCACAACGAGGTCGAGACAGTGCTGCGCAGCTATTTCAGCTACTGCGCGCTGCAGATGACCTGCCTCGACCTGGCCCGGGCGTTCTGTTTCCTGGCCAACGACGGGTTCTGCAAGCACAGCGGCGAGCAGATCCTGACCCGGCGCCAGACCCAGCAGGTCAACTCGATCATGGCCACCAGCGGGCTGTACGACGAAGCGGGCAACTTCGCCTACCGCGTGGGGCTGCCCGGCAAGAGCGGCGTCGGCGGCGGGATCGTGGCCGTCGTACCCGGCCAGTTCAGCGTCTGCGTGTGGTCGCCGGAGCTGAATGCGGCGGGCAACTCCCTCGCCGGCATGGCGGCGCTCGAACTGCTCAGCTCGCGGATCGGCTGGTCGGTGTTCTGA
- a CDS encoding bifunctional 3-(3-hydroxy-phenyl)propionate/3-hydroxycinnamic acid hydroxylase, producing the protein MHNNNKQLPCSIDVLVIGNGPVGATLAALLGRYGVNALVVDKVHDVLLMPRAIALDNEALRILQLAGLAEDAFDTLTIGQVKMHCPLVGQFGQANTRGRIDGHPKLVTFYQPDLEQAMRKQAAHYANVQFQGGLTLRDLVQDGTGVSASLEDDSGQVHQVRAAYLVGADGASSKVRTLIGQDFEGQSYAEDWLIVDAGSRHGQAIDHVEFLCDHRRPTPHMPAPGGRERWEFMLQRGETRAEMESDERISQLLQPWIPAGQLHIERKAVYRFHARCCDSFQKGRVFLIGDAAHITPPFVGQGLVAGLRDAANLAWKLSWVLQGRASQAILDTYDEERRPHAREMIALAKLMGRLVMPGNAWAAATIHGLMKALRLIPAARRHFEDLDIKPKNRFKRGLFTPDKRRKGPANGALFPQGWVRHQGRVCLSDDLLGDRLQLVGLGTNPRSWLDTHQQQQWEAMGGGFLQIGLERSGGAAEFAEELDGNLLGAWAAPTLAVVRPDRIIMHQAPAHRADDLLQRCQALLRA; encoded by the coding sequence ATGCATAACAACAACAAGCAACTGCCCTGCTCGATTGATGTCCTGGTCATTGGCAACGGCCCGGTCGGCGCGACACTCGCCGCGCTGCTCGGCCGCTACGGCGTCAATGCCCTGGTCGTGGACAAGGTCCATGACGTCCTGCTGATGCCGCGCGCCATCGCGCTGGACAACGAGGCGCTGCGCATCCTGCAGCTCGCCGGCCTGGCGGAAGACGCCTTCGATACCCTGACCATCGGCCAGGTAAAAATGCACTGCCCGCTGGTGGGGCAATTCGGCCAGGCCAACACCCGCGGCCGGATCGACGGCCACCCAAAGCTGGTGACCTTCTATCAGCCGGACCTGGAGCAGGCGATGCGCAAGCAGGCCGCGCATTACGCCAACGTGCAGTTCCAGGGCGGCCTGACGCTGCGGGACCTGGTGCAGGACGGGACGGGCGTGTCCGCCTCGCTGGAAGACGACAGCGGCCAGGTCCACCAGGTCCGTGCCGCGTACCTGGTCGGGGCCGATGGCGCCAGCTCGAAGGTCCGCACGCTCATTGGCCAGGACTTCGAAGGACAGAGCTACGCCGAGGACTGGCTGATCGTCGATGCCGGTTCCCGCCACGGCCAGGCGATCGACCACGTCGAGTTTCTCTGCGATCACCGTCGCCCCACACCGCACATGCCCGCACCAGGCGGCCGCGAGCGCTGGGAGTTCATGCTGCAGCGGGGCGAAACCCGCGCCGAGATGGAAAGCGACGAGCGCATCAGCCAGCTCCTGCAGCCCTGGATTCCCGCGGGCCAGCTGCACATCGAACGCAAGGCCGTGTACCGGTTCCACGCGCGCTGCTGCGACTCCTTCCAGAAGGGCCGGGTCTTCCTGATCGGCGATGCCGCGCACATCACCCCGCCCTTCGTTGGCCAGGGCCTGGTGGCTGGTCTGCGCGATGCCGCCAACCTGGCATGGAAGCTGAGCTGGGTGCTCCAGGGCCGGGCGTCGCAGGCGATTCTCGACACCTACGATGAGGAACGTCGCCCTCACGCCCGCGAGATGATCGCGCTGGCCAAGCTCATGGGCCGCCTGGTGATGCCCGGCAACGCCTGGGCAGCCGCCACGATCCACGGCCTGATGAAGGCGCTGCGCCTGATCCCGGCCGCGCGCCGGCATTTCGAGGACCTCGACATCAAGCCGAAGAACCGCTTCAAGCGTGGCCTGTTCACGCCGGACAAACGCCGCAAGGGCCCAGCCAACGGCGCCCTCTTCCCGCAGGGCTGGGTGCGCCACCAGGGCCGGGTCTGCCTGAGCGATGACCTGCTGGGCGACCGCCTGCAACTGGTGGGCCTGGGCACGAACCCGCGCAGCTGGCTGGACACGCACCAACAGCAGCAGTGGGAGGCAATGGGCGGCGGCTTCCTGCAGATCGGGCTGGAACGCAGCGGCGGCGCTGCGGAATTCGCCGAGGAACTGGACGGCAACCTGCTGGGCGCCTGGGCCGCGCCGACCCTCGCGGTGGTGCGCCCGGACCGCATCATCATGCACCAGGCGCCGGCCCACCGCGCCGACGACCTGTTGCAGCGCTGCCAGGCGCTGCTGCGCGCCTGA
- a CDS encoding TetR/AcrR family transcriptional regulator yields MTDRPASPRPESPVEPLTRGHKKRARTRQGLLDAALRLFSRQDVAATALQELATEAEVSTGTIYNYFRTREELAEAVGLALASEFSETITELSEGVSSGAQRLAIGVRMFIRQAQADPQWASALVRVIHFDRAMHSKLAGYVLNDLRAGLAEGTLRYTDEGIALDLVVSAATGAMRATLDGRAIPDHDVRVTEMILLALGATAAKAKKIAALPLPQGD; encoded by the coding sequence ATGACCGATCGCCCTGCTTCGCCCCGCCCAGAGTCTCCCGTCGAGCCGTTGACGCGTGGCCACAAGAAGCGTGCGCGCACGCGCCAGGGCCTGCTGGACGCGGCACTGCGCCTGTTCTCCCGGCAGGATGTGGCGGCCACGGCGCTGCAGGAACTGGCCACCGAGGCGGAGGTGTCGACGGGCACCATCTACAACTACTTCCGCACGCGCGAGGAGTTGGCCGAGGCGGTCGGCCTGGCGCTGGCCAGCGAGTTTTCCGAGACCATCACGGAACTCAGCGAGGGCGTCTCCAGCGGCGCCCAGCGCCTGGCCATCGGTGTGCGGATGTTCATTCGCCAGGCCCAGGCGGACCCGCAATGGGCCAGCGCCCTGGTGCGGGTGATCCACTTCGACCGCGCCATGCATTCCAAGCTCGCCGGGTATGTGCTCAACGACCTGCGCGCGGGGCTCGCGGAAGGAACGCTCCGCTATACCGACGAAGGCATCGCGCTGGACCTGGTGGTGTCCGCCGCCACCGGCGCCATGCGCGCGACCCTGGATGGCCGGGCGATTCCTGACCACGACGTGCGGGTCACCGAGATGATCCTCCTCGCCCTCGGCGCGACAGCGGCAAAGGCGAAGAAGATCGCCGCCCTGCCCCTGCCGCAGGGCGACTGA
- a CDS encoding NADH:flavin oxidoreductase/NADH oxidase family protein: MSTLFEPLHLPNGQVIPNRIAKAAMEENLADADHAPGESLTRLYRRWAEGGAGLIITGNVMVDRRALTGPAGVVLENDRLLRRFSAWAEVCRSHGAQAWMQINHPGRQLMAALGQPALGPSAIAVDIPGLKNLFAQPRALAEAEITGLIQRYVEAARLAERAGFTGVQVHAAHGYLFSQFLSPLSNRRDDQWGGSLDNRARILLRTVEAIRAQVAPTFCVAVKLNSADFQRGGFEAHDAEAVVRMLNERSVDLVEISGGSYESPAMQGQTRDGSTLAREAYFLEFAERIAAAAAMPVMVTGGIRRREVAEQVLQGPVSMVGMATALAVDPALPRRWRNGEGASIEPIRVPWKNKAFASAATQSIVKKQLTLLSQGRPTNPRISPLLALIGNQLKTSRQSRRYRRWVVQP, encoded by the coding sequence ATGAGCACCCTGTTCGAACCCTTGCACCTGCCCAACGGCCAGGTGATCCCCAACCGCATCGCCAAGGCCGCGATGGAAGAGAACCTGGCCGATGCCGACCATGCGCCGGGGGAGTCGCTGACCCGTCTCTATCGCCGCTGGGCGGAGGGCGGCGCGGGGCTGATCATCACCGGCAACGTGATGGTCGATCGCCGCGCGCTGACCGGGCCGGCTGGCGTGGTCCTGGAAAACGACCGGCTGCTGCGCCGCTTCAGCGCCTGGGCCGAGGTGTGCCGCAGCCACGGAGCCCAGGCCTGGATGCAGATCAATCATCCGGGCCGTCAGCTGATGGCGGCGCTGGGGCAGCCGGCGCTGGGGCCGTCAGCCATCGCCGTGGACATACCGGGCCTGAAGAACCTGTTCGCCCAACCGCGGGCGCTCGCCGAGGCGGAAATCACCGGGCTGATTCAGCGCTACGTGGAGGCCGCCCGGCTGGCCGAGCGAGCCGGCTTCACCGGCGTGCAGGTGCATGCCGCGCATGGCTACCTGTTCAGCCAGTTCCTCTCGCCGCTGAGCAATCGGCGTGACGACCAATGGGGCGGCAGCCTCGACAACCGCGCGCGCATCCTGCTGCGCACGGTGGAGGCGATCAGGGCCCAGGTGGCCCCGACCTTCTGCGTGGCGGTGAAGCTCAACTCGGCGGATTTCCAGCGCGGCGGCTTCGAGGCGCACGACGCCGAGGCGGTGGTGCGCATGCTCAACGAGCGCTCCGTCGACCTGGTGGAGATCTCCGGCGGCAGCTACGAGAGCCCGGCGATGCAGGGGCAGACGCGGGACGGCAGTACCCTGGCGCGCGAGGCGTACTTCCTCGAGTTCGCCGAGCGCATCGCCGCGGCGGCCGCCATGCCGGTGATGGTCACCGGCGGCATTCGCCGACGCGAGGTGGCGGAGCAGGTGCTCCAGGGGCCGGTCTCGATGGTGGGCATGGCCACCGCGCTGGCGGTCGACCCTGCGTTGCCGCGGCGCTGGCGCAATGGCGAAGGGGCGTCGATCGAGCCGATCCGGGTGCCGTGGAAGAACAAGGCATTTGCCTCCGCCGCCACGCAGTCGATCGTCAAGAAGCAACTGACACTGCTCAGCCAGGGCCGACCGACGAACCCGCGCATCTCGCCGTTGCTGGCGCTGATCGGCAACCAGCTCAAGACGAGCCGGCAGTCGCGCCGCTATCGACGCTGGGTGGTCCAGCCCTGA
- a CDS encoding amidohydrolase family protein, producing MTIQHGRIDVHHHIIPPAFVDTMAKKGLTMVAGAPLPTWTPQKSIEVMDLNGIQTAITSLSAPGVHFGGGVEQARELAMRCNDFAAQMRSDHPGRFGNFAVLPTPFTEAACREAVRALDELAADGVVLLGSTDGVFLGDARFDELMAELDRRAAIVFVHPNMHESSEKLGIAAPGFLVEFLCDTTRAAVNLILTGTLEKYPRIRWILAHGGGFLPYVAWRVSLANALPQFQDKAPQGVMNYLQRFYYDTALSPSRYSMAALKELVAPSQILFGSDFPFAPAPVTTLTCQTLEANPLWSAEQRYGINRGHALRLFPQYREAQEQVVAAPVFRGESFGSRLKRRLTRPLGAYVERVRSR from the coding sequence ATGACGATCCAGCACGGACGAATCGACGTGCACCACCACATCATCCCGCCGGCCTTCGTCGACACCATGGCGAAGAAGGGGCTGACCATGGTCGCCGGCGCGCCACTGCCGACCTGGACGCCGCAGAAGTCCATCGAGGTGATGGACCTCAACGGCATCCAGACCGCCATCACCTCGCTGTCGGCGCCGGGCGTGCATTTCGGCGGCGGGGTGGAGCAGGCGCGCGAGCTGGCCATGCGCTGCAACGATTTCGCCGCGCAGATGCGCAGCGACCATCCCGGCCGATTCGGCAACTTCGCCGTGCTGCCGACACCCTTCACGGAGGCCGCCTGCCGCGAAGCGGTCCGCGCGCTGGACGAACTCGCGGCCGACGGCGTGGTGCTGCTGGGCAGTACCGACGGCGTGTTCCTCGGCGATGCGCGCTTCGACGAGCTGATGGCCGAGCTGGACCGCCGGGCGGCCATCGTCTTCGTCCACCCGAACATGCACGAGAGCAGCGAGAAGCTCGGCATCGCCGCACCGGGTTTTCTCGTCGAGTTCCTCTGCGACACCACCCGCGCGGCGGTCAACCTGATCCTCACCGGCACCCTGGAGAAGTACCCGCGCATCCGCTGGATCCTGGCCCACGGCGGCGGTTTCCTGCCCTACGTGGCCTGGCGCGTGTCGCTGGCCAATGCCCTGCCGCAGTTCCAGGACAAGGCGCCGCAAGGAGTGATGAACTACCTCCAGCGCTTCTATTACGACACCGCACTGTCGCCCTCGCGCTATTCCATGGCGGCGCTGAAGGAGCTGGTAGCGCCGTCGCAGATTCTCTTCGGCAGCGATTTCCCCTTCGCCCCGGCGCCGGTCACGACCCTGACCTGCCAGACCCTGGAAGCCAACCCGTTGTGGTCGGCGGAGCAGCGCTACGGCATCAATCGCGGCCATGCCCTGCGCCTCTTCCCGCAGTACCGCGAGGCGCAGGAGCAGGTGGTCGCGGCGCCGGTCTTTCGGGGCGAATCCTTCGGCAGCCGGCTCAAGCGCAGGCTGACCCGGCCGCTGGGCGCCTACGTCGAGCGGGTACGCAGCCGTTGA
- a CDS encoding FAD-dependent monooxygenase, translating to MIDVPVLISGAGPVGLTLALALSRLGVRSVLLNDRKETTRHPKLDVVNCRSMEIFRQLGLAERIRAAGNPLTANQYSAMAASASGPFYTVMADRHLIYQPVQQAQAIIRACRDGSLPLESMQRIAQMHLEPVLMAEVEADPNIELRMGWRLYGFEQGSTGVVAMAHEVDNGEAQQFFAQYLIGCDGPNSRVRNFLNIDYDGTRDLVGELFIIHLRSDEIAGLFPGNQPYWHTWLTRPGFAGLLVSPDASRNDYVLHRPFAPRPGESLESVIDAALGVKLNYQIVQSGPWRPQFLVARSFGRQRVFIAGDATHQFMPTGGLGMNTGVAEAHNLAWKLAACLAGWGGPKLLESYEAERLPVARRNRDHVKKCAAATFEAQMHSTDALLLDGPAGESARRAIGAEFERKVSRLYESLGIEIGYRYHGSPVIEADHASEPAYDEIRYTPTTWSGARLPSAFRDDGTAVFDQLPMDRFTLLAFNADADDYAPLQAAADECRVPLAVLPLHERHLAALYERRFVLVRPDQHVCWRGDSLPMDCHSLFNRLRGAR from the coding sequence ATGATCGACGTCCCTGTACTCATCAGTGGCGCCGGCCCGGTCGGCCTGACCCTGGCGCTGGCGTTGAGCCGCCTGGGCGTGCGTTCGGTGCTGCTGAACGACCGCAAGGAGACCACCCGCCATCCCAAGCTGGACGTGGTGAACTGCCGCTCGATGGAGATCTTCCGCCAGCTCGGCCTGGCCGAGCGCATCCGTGCCGCGGGCAACCCGCTCACGGCCAACCAGTATTCCGCCATGGCGGCCTCGGCCAGCGGTCCGTTCTACACGGTCATGGCCGACCGGCACCTGATCTACCAGCCGGTGCAGCAGGCACAAGCAATCATCCGCGCCTGCCGCGATGGCAGCCTGCCGCTGGAGTCGATGCAGCGCATCGCGCAGATGCACCTGGAACCGGTGCTGATGGCCGAGGTGGAGGCCGACCCCAACATCGAGCTGCGCATGGGCTGGCGCCTGTACGGCTTCGAACAGGGCTCCACCGGCGTGGTGGCCATGGCCCATGAGGTGGATAACGGCGAGGCGCAGCAGTTCTTCGCCCAGTACCTGATCGGCTGCGACGGCCCCAACAGCCGCGTGCGTAATTTCCTCAACATCGATTACGACGGCACCCGCGACCTGGTCGGTGAACTCTTCATCATCCACCTGCGGTCGGACGAGATCGCCGGGCTGTTCCCCGGCAACCAGCCGTACTGGCACACCTGGCTGACCCGTCCGGGCTTCGCCGGGCTGCTGGTTTCGCCCGATGCCAGCCGCAACGACTATGTGCTGCACCGGCCCTTCGCACCGCGTCCGGGCGAGTCGCTGGAAAGCGTGATCGACGCGGCGCTGGGGGTGAAGCTCAACTACCAGATCGTCCAGTCCGGGCCATGGCGTCCGCAGTTCCTGGTGGCTCGCTCATTCGGCCGGCAGCGCGTGTTCATCGCCGGCGATGCCACGCACCAGTTCATGCCCACCGGCGGCCTGGGCATGAATACCGGCGTCGCCGAAGCGCACAACCTGGCCTGGAAGCTCGCCGCCTGCCTGGCCGGCTGGGGCGGGCCGAAACTGCTGGAGAGCTACGAGGCCGAGCGCCTGCCCGTCGCCCGGCGCAACCGTGACCACGTGAAGAAGTGCGCGGCGGCGACTTTCGAGGCGCAGATGCACAGCACCGATGCGTTGCTCCTCGACGGGCCGGCGGGCGAATCGGCGCGCCGGGCCATCGGTGCGGAGTTCGAGCGCAAGGTCTCGCGGTTGTACGAATCCCTGGGCATCGAGATCGGCTATCGCTACCACGGCTCGCCGGTGATCGAAGCCGACCACGCGAGCGAGCCCGCCTACGATGAGATTCGCTACACGCCCACCACCTGGTCCGGTGCGCGCCTGCCCAGTGCGTTTCGTGACGACGGCACGGCGGTGTTCGACCAGTTGCCGATGGATCGCTTCACCCTCCTGGCGTTCAACGCCGACGCCGACGATTACGCGCCGCTGCAGGCGGCCGCCGACGAATGCCGCGTGCCGCTGGCGGTGCTGCCGCTGCACGAGCGCCACCTGGCCGCGCTGTACGAGCGGCGTTTCGTCCTGGTGCGCCCGGACCAGCATGTGTGCTGGCGCGGCGACAGCCTGCCGATGGATTGCCATTCGCTGTTCAACCGCCTGCGTGGAGCCCGCTGA
- a CDS encoding bifunctional 3-(3-hydroxy-phenyl)propionate/3-hydroxycinnamic acid hydroxylase, giving the protein MQPSTTTRTTTCDVIIVGLGPTGAVLANLLGRYGWSVVGLERDEDLYYAPRAVHFDDEIMRIFQFAGLADDIGRTSESFTDMEIILRPGRKPVTRSRIGSQDRRYGHPGAWWFHQPTLERHFHDGLKRYPNVTPVYGCRVTGVEQDAEGVRATAVQRDGSERVFQARYLIGCDGGKSFVRREAGLRLESADFDEAWVVVDTKTRSGQKDALLPANHSQVCNPAQPVTYVPMAGPYYEWQFMVTGGKSEREATDPALVREQLRDFVDLDKIEITRIAYYKFHGLWANDWRNGRIILAGDSAHQMPPFLGQGMCSGVRDAHSLCWRLDLVLRGTARPALFDDYVAERSAHVREIINGAMFLGNVIQTRHRGVAFLRDWLLFRIAGLVPFANKAFTDKANRKKPLAAGFCGWGHRLSGHLALQPKVTRGEEGERVLLDEALGHGFAVLARRGRLASHGAVLERLAQQVDLRVLEFAEDPDGPVLGDPTGALQDWFDGAGMDFVLIRPDRYVFDAGRADQFDRVAARFLAGLSLVHHSNQLQGVAA; this is encoded by the coding sequence ATGCAACCGTCCACCACAACAAGAACGACAACCTGTGACGTGATCATCGTCGGCCTCGGTCCCACCGGGGCGGTGCTGGCCAACCTGCTGGGCCGCTATGGCTGGTCGGTGGTCGGCCTGGAGCGCGACGAGGACCTTTACTACGCCCCGCGTGCCGTGCATTTCGATGACGAAATCATGCGCATCTTCCAGTTCGCCGGCCTGGCCGACGACATCGGCCGCACCAGCGAGTCGTTCACCGACATGGAGATCATCCTGCGCCCCGGACGCAAGCCGGTGACACGCTCGCGCATCGGCAGCCAGGATCGCCGCTACGGCCATCCCGGCGCCTGGTGGTTCCACCAGCCGACCCTGGAGCGGCACTTCCACGACGGTCTCAAGCGCTATCCCAACGTCACCCCGGTGTATGGCTGCCGCGTCACCGGCGTCGAGCAGGACGCCGAAGGCGTGCGCGCCACGGCCGTGCAGCGCGATGGCAGCGAGCGGGTGTTCCAGGCGCGCTACCTGATCGGCTGCGATGGCGGCAAGAGCTTCGTCCGCCGCGAAGCCGGGCTGCGCCTGGAGTCGGCGGACTTCGACGAGGCCTGGGTGGTGGTGGATACCAAGACCCGTTCCGGGCAGAAGGACGCCTTGCTGCCAGCCAACCATTCCCAGGTGTGCAACCCGGCCCAGCCGGTCACCTACGTGCCGATGGCCGGCCCGTACTACGAGTGGCAGTTCATGGTCACCGGCGGCAAATCCGAGCGCGAGGCCACCGACCCTGCGCTGGTGCGCGAACAGCTGCGCGACTTCGTCGATCTCGACAAGATCGAGATCACCCGCATCGCCTACTACAAGTTCCACGGCCTGTGGGCCAACGACTGGCGCAATGGCCGGATCATCCTGGCCGGCGACTCGGCGCACCAGATGCCGCCATTCCTCGGCCAGGGCATGTGCTCGGGCGTCCGTGACGCCCACAGCCTGTGCTGGCGCCTGGACCTGGTGCTGCGCGGGACGGCGCGGCCGGCGCTGTTCGACGATTACGTGGCCGAGCGTTCGGCCCATGTGCGCGAGATCATCAACGGCGCCATGTTCCTGGGCAACGTCATCCAGACCCGCCATCGTGGCGTGGCCTTCCTGCGCGACTGGCTGCTGTTCCGCATCGCCGGGCTGGTGCCGTTCGCCAACAAGGCGTTCACCGACAAGGCCAATCGCAAGAAGCCGCTGGCCGCCGGTTTCTGCGGTTGGGGGCACCGGCTGTCCGGTCACCTGGCGCTGCAGCCGAAGGTGACGCGAGGCGAGGAGGGCGAGCGGGTGCTGCTCGACGAAGCCCTGGGCCACGGCTTTGCCGTGCTGGCCCGGCGCGGTCGCCTGGCCAGCCACGGCGCTGTGCTGGAGCGACTGGCGCAGCAGGTGGACCTGCGCGTGCTGGAGTTCGCCGAGGACCCGGACGGCCCGGTACTGGGCGACCCCACCGGCGCGTTGCAGGACTGGTTCGATGGCGCCGGCATGGACTTCGTGCTGATCCGCCCTGACCGCTACGTTTTCGATGCAGGCCGCGCCGACCAGTTCGATCGCGTCGCCGCGCGCTTCCTCGCCGGCCTGTCGCTGGTGCACCACAGCAACCAACTTCAAGGAGTGGCGGCATGA
- a CDS encoding TetR/AcrR family transcriptional regulator has protein sequence METLNPVQRRIHQAALRLFAEKGASQVNISDLAQEAGVARGTVYNNLQSIDDLFQHVASHLSVEMHQRVVKSFGETADPALRLANGIRFFIRRAHEEPHWGAFISRFSMSEDSLRGMWFGPPTADLLSGLANGRYSFRQEQLPSVISMIAGTVLSSMFLVLEGHRTWRQAGSDAAELILRGLGVAPEEARSLSTGELPMLPPAD, from the coding sequence ATGGAAACCCTCAACCCCGTACAACGCCGCATCCACCAGGCCGCCCTGCGCCTGTTCGCCGAGAAGGGCGCCAGCCAGGTGAACATCAGCGACCTCGCACAGGAAGCCGGCGTGGCCCGGGGCACCGTCTACAACAACCTGCAGTCCATCGATGACCTCTTCCAGCACGTGGCCAGCCACCTCTCGGTGGAAATGCACCAGCGCGTGGTGAAGAGCTTCGGCGAAACCGCCGATCCCGCCCTGCGCCTGGCCAACGGCATCCGCTTCTTCATCCGCCGGGCCCATGAGGAACCGCACTGGGGCGCCTTCATCAGCCGCTTCTCGATGAGCGAGGATTCGCTGCGCGGCATGTGGTTCGGCCCGCCCACCGCCGACCTGCTCAGCGGGCTCGCCAACGGCCGCTACAGCTTCCGCCAGGAGCAGCTGCCGTCGGTGATCTCGATGATCGCCGGCACCGTGCTCAGCTCCATGTTCCTGGTCCTGGAGGGCCACCGGACCTGGCGCCAGGCCGGCAGCGACGCAGCGGAACTGATCCTGCGCGGCCTCGGCGTGGCGCCGGAGGAAGCGCGCAGCCTGTCCACCGGCGAGCTACCGATGCTGCCGCCAGCGGACTGA
- a CDS encoding VOC family protein, protein MSRQPTSAPRTTALATPQPARHPRPTVRARALAHLIFERPDLEQAKRFLGDFGLTLARRDADCLYLRGTGPAPYCYRVQQAAQARFVGLGLAVESREDLQRLAGLPGASPIRALESPGGGESVTLRDPSGFVVEAIHGQQPASALVHRPALPLNQVDEALRINATQRPPVAPPDIIKLGHVVLEVADYQATCAWYTEHFGFIPSDVQVLPDGSPAVAFLRLDLGDTPADHHTLALAQGFMAAYSHSAYEVVDADAVGMGQRVLRERGWRHAWGMGRHILGSQIFDYWQDPWGDKHEHYCDGDLFTAERPTGLHAVSPDAMAQWGQRMPRSFTKPPMNLRNLRALLHNLRHSPDLTLRKLVTLARMFG, encoded by the coding sequence ATGAGCCGTCAGCCCACCTCCGCCCCTCGCACCACTGCCCTGGCGACGCCGCAACCGGCGCGCCATCCGCGGCCGACGGTCAGGGCTCGCGCGCTGGCCCACCTGATCTTCGAGCGCCCGGACCTGGAGCAGGCCAAACGCTTTCTCGGCGACTTCGGCCTGACGCTCGCGCGCCGCGATGCCGACTGCCTGTACCTGCGCGGCACCGGCCCGGCGCCCTACTGCTATCGGGTGCAGCAGGCGGCGCAGGCGCGCTTCGTCGGCCTGGGCCTGGCGGTGGAAAGCCGCGAGGACCTGCAACGCCTGGCAGGCCTGCCGGGCGCCTCGCCGATCCGGGCTCTGGAGTCGCCAGGAGGCGGCGAGAGCGTGACCCTGCGCGACCCTTCCGGCTTCGTCGTCGAGGCGATCCATGGCCAGCAGCCGGCCAGCGCGCTGGTGCACCGCCCGGCGTTGCCGCTGAACCAGGTCGACGAGGCGCTGCGCATCAACGCTACCCAACGCCCGCCGGTGGCGCCGCCGGACATCATCAAGCTCGGCCACGTGGTGCTGGAAGTGGCGGACTACCAGGCCACCTGCGCCTGGTACACCGAGCATTTCGGCTTCATCCCCAGCGACGTGCAGGTGCTGCCGGACGGCTCCCCGGCCGTGGCCTTCCTGCGCCTGGACCTGGGCGACACGCCGGCCGACCACCACACCCTCGCCCTCGCCCAGGGCTTCATGGCCGCGTACAGCCACAGCGCCTACGAGGTGGTCGATGCCGACGCCGTGGGCATGGGCCAGCGGGTGCTGCGCGAACGCGGCTGGAGGCATGCCTGGGGCATGGGCCGGCACATCCTCGGCAGCCAGATCTTCGATTACTGGCAGGACCCCTGGGGCGACAAGCACGAGCACTACTGCGATGGCGACCTGTTCACCGCCGAGCGCCCCACCGGGCTGCACGCGGTCAGCCCCGACGCCATGGCGCAGTGGGGCCAGCGCATGCCCAGGAGCTTCACCAAGCCGCCGATGAACCTGCGCAACCTGCGCGCCTTGCTGCACAACCTGCGCCACAGCCCCGACCTCACGCTGCGCAAGCTGGTCACGCTGGCGCGGATGTTCGGCTAG